In Nymphaea colorata isolate Beijing-Zhang1983 chromosome 10, ASM883128v2, whole genome shotgun sequence, the genomic stretch TGGATCATCATGCTTGCGAGGTGGCTTTTGCATGATGTCAACATCTTGAGGATTAAAACCCAGTGCTGTCGCAGGAGGGCCATCAGTAACCAGATTGACCCAAAGGAGCTGAACTGGAATCAAACATTCTGGGATGCCCAATGCAGCGGTTAAAAAGATGGATATAACCTCTCCTACATTGGATGATATCATATACCTGCAGTAGATACAATATGAAAATGTTCTGGAAATTCTTAAACGAAGTGATTCAAATAATTAACCATAAAGATACCTGATGAATGCTTTCATGTTATTATAGATAGCACGTCCCTCAGCCACTGCTGAAACAATTGTACTGAAGTTGTCGTCTGCTAAAACCATGTCTGATGCTTCCTTTGCAACCTGGAGGAGTAGAGGGACCCAAATATGAGCAATGACACTATACAACAAAGCAGTCTCCTGACTTTTAGAATGTTCGAAGGGGTGTAAAACTCTTGCAACCAGAGGTATTGAAATAAGATGGTagaacataaaaacaaaaaagggaaaaaaaagaaacataaatgaACTGAAAGCATAAAATTGAACAAACATCAAACCAGGAGATTAACTTGAAAAGTGCAGAAAAGCAAATGTGTACAGTTTAAGCAAACATAGGGCTGAAAATGTTTCAAATCCAGAAAGCAGATTGGACAACAACAGAatgtttcaaatccaaaaagCAGATTGGACAATAACAGACATGAGACGACTTAGTTACCTCTGTTCCAGTAATACCCATGGCAATTCCAATGTCGGCCAGCTTCAAAGCTGGTGCATCATTCACTCCATCACCAGTCATTGCAACAATTTCACCAGCATCTTTCAGCATGCGTACAATATCTTGCTTGTGTTTTGGCTCTGCACGTGAGAAAACGAGTCCACCTGGTCTGGACAGGATATCTCTTTGCTGCCTTGTGGGAAGACTCATGAACTCTTTACCAGTGAAGCTCTTCCCTCTGAATTCTTCCCTACCAGAAAAGAGACTAATTTCCTGGCATATAGCTTCTGCTGTTGATTTATTATCACCTGTGATCACCACGACCTTGATGCCAGCTTTTCTGCAGTCTTCAATTGCTTTATGAACTTCATCACGAGGAGGATCCTGTTACAAAGATCTATTAAATGACAAAGCATCTGATAATTCAATCATCAGGTTCCCAAATCACAAAATTGATGAAATTAATGGAGTTTATAGACTAAGAATCTATAGCACTGCTACTCACTCTCAGTCCAACAACACCAACAAAAACTAGATTGCTCTCAATTGCAGAATAGTTTGCAGGATCAAGCAATTTCTTGTGAGAAGGATGACTTTCTGCATGGTACTCAGCAAACTCTCCCAGGTCATCTTTGAATGCCATTCCTAAGCATCGTAGACCCTTTGAACTCATCTCTAGGAGCTTCAACAGTATTAACTGTCTACATGTCTCATCTAGTGGAACAATTGATTGGTCAGCAAGCTGCACATGAGAACTCCGCTCCAATACATTCTCTACTGCACCCTACAGGAAGAATTTGTATATAAGTCCAACATACACATGCATGTAACAAAAATCATGCTCATTGAAATATGAGCCACATGATGCTTTCAACATCAAATCCTGCCTTCCGTTGGCCCTGCAGCAGCATAATGTTCCATTTCACATAATGTTAATTGACGATGGTCCTAAACCGTGACAAGATCAACCCCACCCAAATCTATAAATTTTTTGCCGCTAAATTTTAGATATACCTGGTAAGTTTGTCTCATGTATCATTTCTTTTATGACGAGCAAAAAAAGACATTATGGCTAAAGACATCATTAGGTGCTGAAGGTGTAGTATCACTGCCGCAATATTTCTCTGCAGTATCAGGACAATAGCACTGATgtcattttaaaatattgtcaTAGATCATAGACAAATAAGTCTCTCCAAGACGTAAACTGCTGTCCAGTGGGTACCAGAGTGATTATTGGGCATAAAAGCTCAGTGAAGCTTGGCAGCACCTTTAATATCTGAATTTCCTTTTGACAACACTAGCAATTATAATTTGCATGCCACCAAATAACAGTAAGCATACATAACCAGGGGGTACCTTTACAAGGAGACGGTTGCGACCGGTTGGCTCTCGGACAAGTACACCCATAGACCTTCTAACTCGATCAAATTCTAAACTGGCAATCCTCTTTGATCTTTTATTCCACCACTCACAACAgcctgaagaagagaaaagataaaTGTCAGTGCAATGGATGAAAATGCAAAACATAGTGAATGATGCATCTTCAGATGGAAACTGCAGAAAGATGCATGGCATGTCAATCTATTGTATGCCATTCAAATTGCGCAATTCAACTCACCCAACTTAACAGTAGTTCGATCAATGGAATAATCTGCAGCAAGTTGTGCATTTCGAATTCTATTTTTTGCCTTCATGTCAGGAACTCCCATCTTTTCAACCAGAACCTTCAGAAGAGGCAATAATAATATGAACTGTCAGATGTGATAcatgtgcaaaaaaaaaaggggagaaTAAAATTGTGCAAAGGAAAACGGACCTTCAGTGCTGCTTCAGTAGGCATTCCAGTGGCACGGAATATGTAACCATTGCAGGAAACACCTGAATCATTGCAGACAGCACAAATCTCAGCTAATGCCTGCAAATTACTATCCATGTTATAGTAACTCCAATCAACAATTCCACCATCCTTAGGGTTATATGTCGAGCCCTCAACTTTGAAGGTTCGGGATGTAGTTGTCTTCCCACCCAAACTGAAAAATTCTGAAACAGACATCTGATTTGTGGTAAGTGTTCCAGTCTTATCTGAACAAATAACAGTCGTGCATCCTAAGGTTTCCACGCTGGGAAGCTTACGAACTATAGCATTTTTTTGTGCCATTTTTCTGGTGCCCAGTGCTAAACAAGTGGTAATAACAGCAGGGAGTCCTTCAGGTATGGCAGCAACTGCAAGGGCAACAGCTATCTTAAAATAGTATGTGCACTTCTCaaaggaaaactgaaaatttgttGGCCATCCATTCACAATCTCATAGCTCAGAAAATATTTGTAGTTGATGACCCACACAAGAAGGCAAATAAAACCAATAGCCACTGTTAGTTTCTCCCCAAATTCATCCAGCTTCCTCTTCAATGGTGTATCAGTTTCCTCTAATGAAGCTTCATGAATTTGAGTCTGTATCTTCCCAATTTCTGTCTGCATGCCTGTGCTGACAACAATGCAAATGCACCTCCCGTTGACAACTGTAGTTCCAGAGAAGATCATGCATTCCTTGGCTTGCAATTCACAGTCATCCCCAAAGAGGGGAGCTGTACTTTTGAGAACAGGCATACACTCTCCTGTAAGGGAGCTTTCCTCCACTCTCAGAGTAGAAGTTTTGAGTTCTGCCACTCTCATATCAGCAGGAGCCTTGTCTCCAACCCTTAATTCAACAATATCACCAGGAACGAGTTCCCTTGCAGGCAAATCTGGAACAAGATAGCCATCCCTAAAGACCTTAGCCTGTTCCGACTGCATATTTTTTAGTGCTTCCAATGCTTTCTCAGCGTTGCTCTCTTGCCATACCCCAACAATTGCATTGAGGATTAGAATCAATAGAATCACAAGGGGTTCAACATAGGCTGTGAACCCTGACTCTCCAGACTCTTCCGCATGGAAGTAAGCCAGTACAAAGGATACCAAAGCTGCCACCAGCAATATCTTCACCAACATGTCATCAAACTGTTCCAAGACCAACCTCCACAATGGTTTTCCACTTTCTTTCTCGAGTTCATTCCAACCATATCTTTCACGCCGTTCCTCCACTTCATAGCTATTCAGGCCCTTGTCCAATCTCACATTGTATTCTTTCAGGCACTGATCCACAGGCCAAGACCACGCTGGGAAAGGCTTCTCTTCCATTGTATCCCGATTCCacctaaaataaaattataaaggATCGTTTATACAATAACAAAATAGATATGTTCATGCACACAATTGAACCCGAGGCTGCATGGTCCAATCTAAGAACTGACAAATGCAATCGGTGGACTGACCAAGTATAAAAAAGAGTTTGAACTTTGCCCTCTAGCAGAAGCAGAAAGACAACGTGATAACTACCAGAAACCGACTTACAGAAAATTGAAGAGGCAAGTGATTAgactcaaagaaaaaaagaaaaagaacccaAGCAGTAATTATAACAAACACGTCCCGATTCTCACATTGTTCAGGAGAAGAACCAGAAAATTCGCCTACTACTCAACAAGATCAGTACGTTACCGTTCGAAAACTATGTTTCctcacaagaaaacaacaaactcAGTACAATCCACAATAAAACTCGAACCAAATAGAAAGCAGACTTGAAGGACTATGACTAGCCTAAAATTTAGAaagcaggaaaaagaacaacaagCCCTTGCAAACCCCCACCAAGTAACCAAAACAGAAAACGAAGCGACAAACTCCAGAATCTTACAGAagcgaaaagaaagaaaagggagctAAGAACCAGAAAAGCGAAAGGGGAGAACTGTTGATTCCCGGGAAAAGAAAAAGCGGGAAcagaaatatgaaaaagaagaaacatcgGAACCATCGACGGGAAATCTACTCTTCCAGAATGAACGAAGAAGGAAACCAACTTTGGAGAGAGAGATCAAAGCCAGCCAGGATTGTCAGTGGCAAAAAATTCCGGAATCTTTGCCTCGATGCCTTTGGCGCTTCTCGTGACGACAAAGTAAGAACGGGGAAGTTAATGCATTAATATCGACACCACTGCCTtgcactcctctctctctctgtctatctCTCTATGcgcctctctttccctccccaCGGGGGCTTCCGCGCTGCTTCCTCGACTTTATTCCTGCGATGTGCCAACttttatatgaattttttcTTATACAGTTTACATTCCCTCCCTCCAGCCATCATTTCTGTTTCTTTATACCACTTGAGTTTTCTCCATGTAAGCATTAAGATCTTGAAAAGCTAAGACAttcaaatcaacttttttttttcatgttggtaGTCACATTTTGTGCTGTAGTTCTTATTTTTAGTGACGATTTAGACTTGCGAATTCGAGAAAAGAAGattttacacatttttcttccttttccttgtgAGGAACACCATCCCGTAGGTTTCCAACACGCTTTGTTTGTCCCAATAATAAAAGCAAGCGATAGAATTCTTATCTTTCAAATGAGTCAACAAGTAAATTCTAAAAGAAGGAAATAAGCCttcagtttttcatttcattaagAACAATAATTTTacggaagaaaataaaaaaggtgcTTTACTAAAAAAGTTACTAACATTGCAAACAAGTCAAAACCTGAACTTCCTTATTTGAAAATCTCAGTAGCATAAGACCTGTGTCGAGAAAGTCCAGAAATTGGTTGGCGTCTATGAGCAATCTCAAGCAACTTACAAGTGTCGCGTCAGGAAAGTACATTGCAAAGACCTGAGCATTCGAGTTTGTTTGTGAGTCAGCCAAGGAATTTTTGCACCCACTCTGAGCTAAGCAAGGCCCGTTGGACTccctttctttgtttgtttgctCCTGCACCCTTACTTTCTAAATTTCTCTGGTCCATATCATCATATTTCATCAATTAATTATGTATTTATAGATCTACCATTTTATTATACCATGACATGCTACATCTATGTGAATATAAGAAATACACAGGgacttgaaaaaatatttgaaatataaatatattatatataggaAAAGTCAATGTTATAATGTGCTGGATAGTTCTCCTGttactaaaatttaaaaattcagcGCTAAGGAATATAAAttatcataaaaagaaaaaaaaaccattatgGTATGTGGGATAATAAAACTCAAATCAAGAAAAGTTATCACTGATATTCTCACTAATTAGCATATAATCAGATTCAAGGTATGTGGGATAATTGAACATGAGCCTACACTTCAGGGGAATTCTACAGATAGCATACTTAACATTTTAGTAttgtttaaaaaacattttagttGATAAAAGTATTCTTCTATCAATTATACCAAGATTAtgagataaaatgataaaaacacgCTCAGTACAAACAATTTTCATGCTTACATTGTCTATTTTTATTATACTCAATACTTGAAATAGATGTTTGAGTTTATTCAAGTTAATTAGTCCTTGGTATGAAAACAGGCTAGGTGGTTCACAAATTAAGCATGATAGGTGTATAGTCACCAGCACATGGAAGCTAAATTCTTGGCTTTTAAAACTCATGACAACtgcttttgtttctctctctttcattaaAATTCTTGGCTTTTAAAactaaagaaaacaacattGCCAAGGTAACAACATTATTAGGTTAGAAGTTCAAGATCTACTATCTGGATCTGATATGGGTATTTCTGTGtcagagatgaagaaaaagtaaagttAAGAATTAAGAGATAAAATTTTAGGCCAAAagaatcataaaatcaaagtcATGCTTTACGTATTGGATTcggaaggaagaaaagaatgattttttaggaaaaagaaattcacaTGATACGGGCACGTTGTCACTATTTCTTAGAAGATTCATCAGCATCATCACTAAATAATAAAACCAATGGTGGCACGTTGTTATGTTAACGAAGTCATTAGATACTAATGCTTAGAACCCATACTAATTGAGTtctttaagaagaaaaatgttcagGAGCTCAACATCTAATTAAGTGCATATTTTCACATAATCTGAATGAGATATGTCTTTCTTTAGCTGAGGGTGAACCTTAAGCGCCAAGCCTCATAAAGGATGTGCATGGGTCGGTTAGATTGGATTGCCAACCTGAAACTGGACCAGCTTAGTCAAGATTTAGAAAGAAGGAGCCAAATCCTAGTCAAATTCAGATTGGCCGTAAGATTTAGGTTATTTGATatgaactttgaatttgaaatcctaCATAATTATCGGTCAACCAATCGTGGATCATACCCACGTTGAATCCAGATTCAGTTTCAGAAACTTAAGTAAGAATTCTTCTAAATCTGATCAGTAAAGATCTGACTAAATATTTGACTTCCACGGTAATACGTTCTAAAGCGCGTGGCATCCGTTCAAACGCCGGTTTTTTTCTAAATTGAAAGCCAGCATCAAGTAGAGGAGAGAGCTAAAGCATGTCATTTTGTCCGAAATTAATGCCATTCAATTCAAAGTTGCGAGTGCTTTCTGAAAGAAGggaagtcattcatttgatggGAATGAACTTAGTGAAGAGATTTCCTATATAATAAAGACTACTATTCTATATGTTGATTCTCACAACATATGAGCAAGCTGTTATGTGGGGCATAGCACAAACGGGCGGGCTTGGAGGTGCGTTGAAAGTGTGTCTCGAGTTCGAAACCCGACTAATGGTACGTGTAAATTGAAACGCATAGTGAGATGCTAGGGCAAGGGAAAGGAGGGGGCTTCGGCTCTTTCCGAGATGGTGGGATAACTCTTGTGCTCACCCGACAACATATGAGAAAGTTGgtgcaacaaaatgaaaatttaacttATTCAGAGTCTTCAGCTTAATTAAGACACTTCATCTAGGGTTTTATTCacatataacaaaaaatttccGAATCCTTTATCatgattatttaatatttaactACTGCtaaaaaattttgtcatttcacgTGAGAAGTTGTATAATTAAGCTTTTAGCTTACAACAACATAGCTGCCAGAAACTTCTTTTCTTATGAAGGGGAATTTCACTTTCTTAGAAGCCCGTTTTGTAAATCAAAATCTTATAAACTGTAATTATTCATCGATTCACCAACTATCTCTCGACAAAAAAGGTCCAACCAAGCATCAAAAGTCTTCCGCCCCAAATGCCATATTATTGATTGCTTTGCATGAATaagcatataaatatatggTCGCTTGTTAAGAAAGCAAAagaccaaagaaagagaaagtagTGACGAGACATTAAGAATCAACTTGGGCAATAAATATTCCAAGTTATGGAACGAACAAGGAACATATTTGGTAGGACCACCAATTATTTGCTGCCTAAAATAATGTCACAAATTATCTTCTCACTTGCTTCATAGAAGATGCCATCAACTTTTGTAGGCTAAATGGTCTCACAAAATAAGGGCATCCCCCTACATGTTAAAGAGTAGGAGGAGGAAGGTGaggtttttgtctttgtttgtttgttggttGTTGATGGACCATCGCCCTACTAAGTTGGTAGTAATGAATTGATGAATTACTAGAACCCGACCAGCATaagcatttttaaatttgatcgGTTAGGGCACTCTACCATTCAACACCTACTGCTGTTTGGAACTTAAATTAATGGAAGACCTACTTGCAGCATTTTGTCTT encodes the following:
- the LOC116262359 gene encoding calcium-transporting ATPase, endoplasmic reticulum-type-like — translated: MEEKPFPAWSWPVDQCLKEYNVRLDKGLNSYEVEERRERYGWNELEKESGKPLWRLVLEQFDDMLVKILLVAALVSFVLAYFHAEESGESGFTAYVEPLVILLILILNAIVGVWQESNAEKALEALKNMQSEQAKVFRDGYLVPDLPARELVPGDIVELRVGDKAPADMRVAELKTSTLRVEESSLTGECMPVLKSTAPLFGDDCELQAKECMIFSGTTVVNGRCICIVVSTGMQTEIGKIQTQIHEASLEETDTPLKRKLDEFGEKLTVAIGFICLLVWVINYKYFLSYEIVNGWPTNFQFSFEKCTYYFKIAVALAVAAIPEGLPAVITTCLALGTRKMAQKNAIVRKLPSVETLGCTTVICSDKTGTLTTNQMSVSEFFSLGGKTTTSRTFKVEGSTYNPKDGGIVDWSYYNMDSNLQALAEICAVCNDSGVSCNGYIFRATGMPTEAALKVLVEKMGVPDMKAKNRIRNAQLAADYSIDRTTVKLGCCEWWNKRSKRIASLEFDRVRRSMGVLVREPTGRNRLLVKGAVENVLERSSHVQLADQSIVPLDETCRQLILLKLLEMSSKGLRCLGMAFKDDLGEFAEYHAESHPSHKKLLDPANYSAIESNLVFVGVVGLRDPPRDEVHKAIEDCRKAGIKVVVITGDNKSTAEAICQEISLFSGREEFRGKSFTGKEFMSLPTRQQRDILSRPGGLVFSRAEPKHKQDIVRMLKDAGEIVAMTGDGVNDAPALKLADIGIAMGITGTEVAKEASDMVLADDNFSTIVSAVAEGRAIYNNMKAFIRYMISSNVGEVISIFLTAALGIPECLIPVQLLWVNLVTDGPPATALGFNPQDVDIMQKPPRKHDDPLINAWVLFRYMVIGLYVGIATVGVFILWYTHGSFMGIDLSQDGHTLVTLSQLHSWGDCHSWTNFTATPFSAGGKMVSFSDPCDYFTTGKVKAMTLSLSVLVAIEMFNSLNALSEENSLFTMPPWINPWLLVAMTVSFGLHFLILYVPFLTDVFGIVPLSFNEWKLVLLVSAPVLAIDEVLKFIGRRRRRRLIKRKQKSV